From the Phyllopteryx taeniolatus isolate TA_2022b chromosome 16, UOR_Ptae_1.2, whole genome shotgun sequence genome, one window contains:
- the retsat.2 gene encoding all-trans-retinol 13,14-reductase gives MWLAVATIGVALLLFYLKYVFASSGSNPFEADTREPPKPMVHNSKEKNKVLKQGFLASKVPDNLDAVIIGSGIGGLGLAGLLAKVGKKVLVLEQHDRAGGCCHTFTEKGFEFDVGIHYIGELLDHKPFRCILDQLTNGQLQWEPLENPFDHVVIGPPENRRHYPIYSGRTRFTEELKKCFPGEDVAIDEYMRLVKKTSRGIWFMVVLKQCPAFLAELLVRTGVVKYLSAFFKMAPHSLTKVVNGLTENKDLRAVFSYIFGTYGAIPKEASFAMHSVLVNHYLNGAWYPKGGASEIAYHMIPIIEKAGGAVLVRAPVNRILFNDAREACGVSVMKGQEEVHIRAPIVISNAGIFNTYQKLLPKELQAMPAIQRQLSMIKHGSGGLSIFVGLNGTKDELGLKADNYWIFTENNLDELVIEYREGDREESSKRIPLLFVASPSAKDPTWEERSPGKSTLSLVSFANYDWFEEWKDDKVTNRASDYKELKQAFIETALQVVLDVFPKITRDKVEYIDAGTPITNTHYIGTPKGEIYGADHSIERFTPELNASVRPQTPLKNLYLTGQDVFLCGFAGALAGALTCGSVILHRNLHLDAIVLAKKTKFVNSKLKAA, from the exons ATGTGGCTCGCCGTGGCGACGATTGGCGTCGCCTTGCTGCTTTTCTACCTGAAATACGTCTTCGCTTCTTCCGGATCCAATCCCTTTGAGGCGGACACGCGAGAACCGCCGAAGCCGATGGTCCATAACAGCAAAGAGAAGAATAAAGTGTTGAAACAAG GCTTCTTGGCCAGTAAAGTTCCAGACAACCTGGATGCCGTCATCATCGGCAGCGGGATCGGCGGGCTGGGCTTGGCTGGGCTGCTGGCTAAAGTGGGCAAGAAAGTTCTGGTTCTGGAGCAGCACGACCGAGCCGGCGGATGCTGCCACACGTTCACCGAGAAGGGTTTTGAATTTGACGTCG GAATCCACTACATCGGCGAACTGCTGGACCACAAGCCGTTCCGCTGCATTTTGGACCAGTTGACCAACGGGCAGCTGCAGTGGGAGCCACTGGAGAATCCGTTTGACCACGTCGTGATCGGGCCACCGGAAAACCGTCGCCACTATCCCATCTACAGCGGGCGGACGCGCTTCACCGAGGAGCTGAAGAAGTGCTTCCCGGGCGAGGACGTGGCCATCGACGAGTATATGCGACTGGTCAAA AAAACGAGCCGCGGCATCTGGTTCATGGTCGTGCTCAAGCAGTGCCCGGCCTTCTTGGCTGAGCTGCTGGTACGCACCGGTGTGGTCAAATATCTCTCTGCGTTCTTCAAAATGGCGCCCCACAGCTTGACCAAAGTCGTCAACGGGCTGACGGAGAACAAGGACCTCAGGGCCGTCTTTTCTTACATCTTTGGCACCTACG GTGCCATCCCAAAAGAAGCTAGCTTCGCCATGCACAGCGTACTGGTCAATCACTACCTGAACGGGGCCTGGTACCCGAAGGGCGGCGCCAGCGAGATCGCCTACCACATGATCCCCATCATCGAGAAGGCAGGGGGCGCCGTTCTGGTGCGAGCGCCCGTAAACCGCATCCTGTTCAACGACGCACGGGAAGCGTGTG GTGTAAGTGTCATGAAGGGCCAGGAGGAGGTCCATATCCGTGCTCCCATTGTCATCTCCAACGCAGGTATCTTCAACACCTACCAGAAGCTACTGCCCAAAGAACTCCAGGCCATGCCAG CAATCCAGAGGCAATTGAGCATGATCAAGCACGGCTCAGGTGGCCTCAGCATCTTTGTGGGACTCAACGGCACGAAGGATGAGCTGGGCCTCAAAGCCGACAACTACTGGATCTTTACCGAGAACAATTTAGACGAATT GGTGATAGAGTACAGGGAGGGCGACAGAGAGGAGTCTTCTAAAAGAATCCCCCTCCTGTTTGTCGCCTCCCCGTCCGCTAAGGATCCCACCTGGGAGGAGAGGTCACCAG GCAAGTCCACGTTGAGTCTGGTCAGCTTTGCCAATTACGACTGGTTCGAGGAGTGGAAGGACGACAAGGTGACCAATCGAGCGTCTGACTACAAGGAGCTCAAGCAGGCGTTCATCGAGACCGCCCTGCAGGTGGTGCTGGACGTCTTCCCTAAAATCACTAGGGACAAG GTGGAATACATCGACGCCGGCACGCCCATCACCAACACGCACTACATCGGAACCCCCAAAGGCGAGATCTACGGGGCAGACCACTCCATTGAGCGCTTCACCCCGGAGCTCAACGCCAGCGTGAGGCCCCAGACGCCGTTGAAGAACCTCTACCTGACAG GCCAAGATGTGTTCCTGTGCGGCTTTGCGGGCGCACTGGCCGGCGCGCTCACCTGTGGCTCAGTCATACTCCATCGCAACCTGCACCTGGATGCCATCGTGCTGGCCAAGAAGACCAAGTTTGTCAACAGCAAACTGAAAGCGGCCTAA
- the cdk21 gene encoding cyclin-dependent kinase 4 isoform X2: MDVGASPVLYELLAEMGQGSFGKVYKARELGERGRLLTVKKFQFCSESSLSSGNNGIPPHMLREVALLCRMKYFDHPNVVKLLDAGAMLVGKVLDLTLVLEYIDQDLSTYLSRASPSGLSRDDIKVVTLWYRAPEVLLNSVYMSSVDVWSAGCIFAELFLLKPLFKGFSEAQQLQMIFEFIGLPGEDEWPQDSPVAYSLSLGPKEPSPLLLLSLNLDERDLLLQCLTFTPSRRISAAGALAHPFFSQH, encoded by the exons ATGGATGTTGGCGCAAGTCCGGTGCTCTATGAGCTGCTGGCCGAGATGGGCCAGGGCTCCTTTGGCAAGGTGTACAAGGCCAGAGAGTTGGGTGAGAGAGGCCGCCTCCTGACGGTGAAGAAGTTCCAATTCTGCAGCGAGTCGTCGCTGTCTTCGGGCAACAACGGCATCCCGCCCCACATGCTCCGTGAGGTGGCGCTGCTGTGTAGGATGAAGTACTTCGACCACCCCAACGTCGTCAA GTTATTGGATGCGGGGGCCATGCTTGTGGGCAAGGTGTTGGACCTCACGTTGGTGTTGGAATACATAGACCAGGACCTGTCCACTTACCTGTCCAGAGCCTCTCCGTCTGGACTTAGCCGCGACGACATTaag GTTGTCACATTGTGGTATCGAGCTCCGGAAGTGCTACTCAACTCTGTTTACATGTCATCTGTGGACGTGTGGAGCGCGGGATGCATCTTTGCCGAGCTCTTCCTGCTAAA GCCGCTCTTCAAAGGATTCAGTGAGGCGCAGCAGCTTCAAATGATCTTTGA GTTCATCGGTTTGCCCGGCGAGGATGAGTGGCCCCAGGACAGCCCCGTCGCTTACTCACTCTCCTTGGGGCCCAAAGAGCCCAGTCCCCTGCTGCTGCTCTCCTTGAACCTCGACGAGCGAGACCTCCTCCTG CAATGTTTGACCTTCACGCCGAGCAGACGCATCTCGGCCGCCGGGGCTCTTGCTCACCCCTTCTTCAGCCAGCACTGA
- the cdk21 gene encoding cyclin-dependent kinase 4 isoform X1 gives MDVGASPVLYELLAEMGQGSFGKVYKARELGERGRLLTVKKFQFCSESSLSSGNNGIPPHMLREVALLCRMKYFDHPNVVKLLDAGAMLVGKVLDLTLVLEYIDQDLSTYLSRASPSGLSRDDIKAVMQQLMRGLDFLHVNMVLHRDLKPENVLVSSSGLVKIANFGLACLYTFNTAFTPGVVTLWYRAPEVLLNSVYMSSVDVWSAGCIFAELFLLKPLFKGFSEAQQLQMIFEFIGLPGEDEWPQDSPVAYSLSLGPKEPSPLLLLSLNLDERDLLLQCLTFTPSRRISAAGALAHPFFSQH, from the exons ATGGATGTTGGCGCAAGTCCGGTGCTCTATGAGCTGCTGGCCGAGATGGGCCAGGGCTCCTTTGGCAAGGTGTACAAGGCCAGAGAGTTGGGTGAGAGAGGCCGCCTCCTGACGGTGAAGAAGTTCCAATTCTGCAGCGAGTCGTCGCTGTCTTCGGGCAACAACGGCATCCCGCCCCACATGCTCCGTGAGGTGGCGCTGCTGTGTAGGATGAAGTACTTCGACCACCCCAACGTCGTCAA GTTATTGGATGCGGGGGCCATGCTTGTGGGCAAGGTGTTGGACCTCACGTTGGTGTTGGAATACATAGACCAGGACCTGTCCACTTACCTGTCCAGAGCCTCTCCGTCTGGACTTAGCCGCGACGACATTaag GCCGTGATGCAGCAGCTGATGCGCGGCCTGGACTTCCTGCACGTCAACATGGTGCTGCACCGTGACCTCAAACCGGAAAACGTCCTGGTCAGCAGCAGCGGCCTGGTCAAGATCGCCAACTTTGGCCTGGCTTGCTTGTACACCTTCAACACGGCTTTCACGCCAGGT GTTGTCACATTGTGGTATCGAGCTCCGGAAGTGCTACTCAACTCTGTTTACATGTCATCTGTGGACGTGTGGAGCGCGGGATGCATCTTTGCCGAGCTCTTCCTGCTAAA GCCGCTCTTCAAAGGATTCAGTGAGGCGCAGCAGCTTCAAATGATCTTTGA GTTCATCGGTTTGCCCGGCGAGGATGAGTGGCCCCAGGACAGCCCCGTCGCTTACTCACTCTCCTTGGGGCCCAAAGAGCCCAGTCCCCTGCTGCTGCTCTCCTTGAACCTCGACGAGCGAGACCTCCTCCTG CAATGTTTGACCTTCACGCCGAGCAGACGCATCTCGGCCGCCGGGGCTCTTGCTCACCCCTTCTTCAGCCAGCACTGA